GCCCCCAGGCGGACACGGCGGGGGCGGGGAGCCCGCCCCGGAGCCGTCCGGGCCGGCCCTGGTCCCCGCCTGCGGCCACCGGCTGTCGCGGCGGACCGAAGCCGCCGTCCTGTTGCTGCACGGCGGCCGCGCGGACGCCCTGCAGGCACCGCCCCGGCTGAACCTGCCCGCCCTGCGCATGCGGCCGTTCGCGACCGCCGTCACGCGCGCCACCGCGCACGCCGACGTGCTCGTCGCCCACGTCCGCTACCGCCACCGCGGCTGGAACGGCGGCCACGCGCATCCGGTCGCCGACACCCTCCGGGCCCTCGACGAACTCCGCGCCGCCGCCGGACCGGTACCCGTCGTCCTCGTCGGCCACTCCATGGGCGGCCGAGCCGCCCTGCGCGCCGCCGCAGACCCGCAGGTAGTGGGAGTTGTCGCCCTCGCCCCCTGGTGCCCGCCGGACGAACCGGCCGCCCACCTGCGCGCCCGGGCGGTCGTCGCCCTCCACGACGAGAGCGACCGCGTCACCCGGGCGGCGGACACCTGGGCGTACCTCACGCGTGCCCGTGAGGCCGGGGCACGGGTCCACGGCGTCCGGATGCCCCGCGGAGGGCACGCCATGATCGGCGGCGCTGGCCCGTGGCACCGGATCACGGCCGGAGCCGCGGCGGCGCTCCTGGGACTCGGCCCGTATCCGGCCGGCCTCGCCGCTCCCGCCGACCCCGCCGGGCACACGGCGGGAACGGACCGGCCCCCGGCCCGGTG
This DNA window, taken from Streptomyces sp. TN58, encodes the following:
- a CDS encoding alpha/beta fold hydrolase, translating into MVPACGHRLSRRTEAAVLLLHGGRADALQAPPRLNLPALRMRPFATAVTRATAHADVLVAHVRYRHRGWNGGHAHPVADTLRALDELRAAAGPVPVVLVGHSMGGRAALRAAADPQVVGVVALAPWCPPDEPAAHLRARAVVALHDESDRVTRAADTWAYLTRAREAGARVHGVRMPRGGHAMIGGAGPWHRITAGAAAALLGLGPYPAGLAAPADPAGHTAGTDRPPAR